One genomic segment of Flagellimonas marinaquae includes these proteins:
- a CDS encoding LemA family protein produces MKKWLIPLIIVLVIVFGLYQWAVGFNNTAVQYEADAKTAWANVESSYQRRNDLIGNLVKTVQGAADFERGTLTDVIEARAKATSTNIDANNITPEQLAEFQQAQTGLSSALSRLLVTVERYPELKANQNFLELQSQLEGTENRINVARDRFNEKVNIYDVHISKFPGKLLAGWFGFEEMPRYSADPGSENAPDVNFEFN; encoded by the coding sequence ATGAAAAAATGGTTAATCCCCTTGATTATTGTCTTAGTCATTGTCTTTGGACTATACCAATGGGCAGTAGGTTTCAACAACACGGCCGTACAATACGAAGCAGATGCAAAAACAGCTTGGGCCAATGTGGAGAGCTCCTACCAACGTAGAAACGATTTGATCGGGAATTTGGTAAAGACCGTTCAGGGTGCCGCCGATTTTGAAAGAGGCACTTTGACCGATGTAATCGAAGCACGAGCCAAAGCAACATCCACCAACATAGATGCCAACAATATTACACCGGAACAGTTAGCGGAATTCCAACAAGCCCAAACAGGGCTTTCCTCTGCACTATCGAGATTGCTCGTTACCGTGGAGCGTTACCCCGAATTAAAGGCCAATCAGAACTTTTTGGAGCTTCAATCGCAACTGGAAGGCACCGAAAACCGAATCAATGTTGCCCGGGATAGATTTAACGAGAAGGTGAACATTTATGATGTCCATATCTCAAAATTCCCCGGCAAACTACTTGCCGGTTGGTTTGGCTTTGAGGAAATGCCGAGATATTCCGCAGATCCAGGTTCAGAAAATGCTCCGGATGTAAACTTCGAATTCAATTAA
- a CDS encoding TPM domain-containing protein, with protein sequence MSQVEEFLTAEEESEIINAIVEAEKNTSGEIRVHIEASTKIDHFSRAQQLFHFLKMDNTKEGNGVLLYVAVDDKKFVIYGGEGIDRAVPKGFWETTKDIIASQFKNGNFKQGIVEGVLMAGKELEAHFPWKQNDENELNNAISKG encoded by the coding sequence ATGTCGCAGGTAGAAGAGTTTTTGACCGCAGAGGAAGAAAGTGAAATTATAAATGCCATTGTCGAGGCAGAAAAGAACACTTCGGGAGAAATACGGGTACATATTGAAGCATCCACCAAAATAGACCACTTTAGCAGGGCGCAGCAACTATTCCATTTCCTAAAAATGGACAACACCAAAGAAGGCAATGGAGTTCTGCTTTACGTTGCAGTGGACGACAAAAAATTTGTTATTTACGGAGGAGAAGGTATCGACCGGGCAGTTCCAAAAGGTTTTTGGGAGACCACCAAGGATATTATTGCCTCCCAGTTTAAGAACGGAAATTTTAAACAAGGTATCGTCGAAGGTGTTCTTATGGCTGGCAAGGAACTCGAAGCCCATTTTCCATGGAAACAAAATGATGAGAACGAACTGAACAATGCGATATCCAAAGGCTAG
- a CDS encoding TPM domain-containing protein codes for MRYPKASFFLFFLCISLAWGQFNIPEKPQKETSLYDYVNLLSDSQSNALEQKLIRYSDSTSTQIVVAIISSTEGENINYLGAQWGQKWGIGQAEKDNGVLVLLARNDRRIAINTGYGVEGSLTDLMSKRIIESVIIPEFKKGDYYGGLDKGSDAIFKVLTGEFSEDRTFGNRRPFPFEILFPFIIFIVILIILWSRKNKGGGNGRGGRRGSGLDIWDMIILSNMGRSSGSSGGFGSGGGFGGGGFSGGFGGGGFGGGGASGGW; via the coding sequence ATGCGATATCCAAAGGCTAGTTTTTTCCTCTTTTTTTTATGTATCTCCCTTGCTTGGGGGCAATTTAACATACCCGAAAAACCACAAAAAGAAACCAGTCTTTACGACTATGTGAATTTATTGTCCGATTCGCAAAGCAATGCTTTGGAACAAAAACTGATTCGATATTCCGATAGTACCTCTACCCAGATTGTTGTTGCCATTATAAGTTCCACAGAAGGTGAGAACATTAATTATTTAGGAGCACAATGGGGACAAAAATGGGGTATTGGACAGGCCGAAAAGGATAATGGCGTATTGGTGTTACTTGCGAGAAACGATCGTAGGATTGCCATTAATACAGGTTATGGCGTGGAGGGAAGTTTAACCGATCTAATGTCGAAACGCATCATAGAGTCCGTAATTATCCCTGAATTTAAAAAAGGTGATTATTATGGTGGTCTGGACAAAGGCTCCGATGCCATTTTTAAAGTGCTCACCGGAGAATTTTCCGAGGACAGAACTTTTGGCAATAGAAGACCGTTTCCTTTTGAAATCCTGTTTCCCTTTATCATTTTTATAGTGATCCTTATTATTTTATGGAGTCGTAAAAACAAAGGGGGAGGCAACGGCAGAGGCGGCCGACGAGGTAGCGGGCTCGATATTTGGGACATGATCATTCTCAGTAATATGGGTCGTAGCTCAGGTTCCTCAGGTGGCTTTGGCAGCGGAGGAGGCTTTGGCGGAGGCGGTTTCAGTGGTGGCTTCGGAGGGGGTGGCTTTGGCGGAGGCGGTGCCTCTGGGGGGTGGTAG
- a CDS encoding alpha-2-macroglobulin family protein, which yields MSRSFKTLVAALFVLATACKKQNSTKTDNLFKFKDYISYHTNGNQSISKPITIVLAQQLDQFELTQELPSEYLKISPKVDGKLVIENGRELLFQPSEYLKPNTEYTLNLKLNKLFEDIDSEFKTYIFSFKTIAPNFRINLGDLQSYNKDWQYLTGTLDASDILDASKINSVLSVKQGEKNIPVKWDNTDENAQYFSFKIDSISRKTEDSELAINWTGDAYNIDNKGSETYTIPGKNKFVIIDARTTSAPNAVLTLNFSEPLKQDQNLNGLVTIENAESLRYEINGNVLSVYPSNRILGEVRINAFQGIKSEYGFTLKNDFSELVSFEQLKPAVRLISKGTILPKANATPIYFETVNLSAVEVRVIQVYQDNMLQYLQNYDLTENYSPDFRPVGRRVAYKVIPLTKKGNENNSYWQAHGLDLSELINVNPGSLYRVEFSFNKEHTTYDCGEAASTQESVNDYTLEQSSDDESLEEQYWNNEIYNYRNYNYNWEERDNPCHSAYYNYDRIAATNLLGSNLGLIVKKGNNRSHYFAVTNLLTTQPVANAKIKLYNYQQQLVGEVTTDASGLSVYDSDKGIAFAVAESNNNFAYAKLSDGNALSLSKFDVSGEQLQKGLKGFLYTERGVHRPGDVIHLTFALDDNANPLPQGHPVTLEVTDARGKLVQRNVLKEGNTPVSDNLYAKKEKNFYYFPIPTDATAPTGNWSAKVIVGGAQFNKTLKVATVKPNRLKVDFTFDDEVLEVNTNNQGKATVKWLHGAPARNLKIDINATLSQTATAFPKYKDFIFQDPARTFNETELQWISSKLDANGVLNINKEINVNGNAPGMLKATFTTKVFEGGGDFSIDVFSKNLAPFSNFVGLRSPEAKQYGSFLTDENNTFDVVTVDAQGNPSGNRKLKVQVFKIEWRWWWNRGYDNLSRYENATVHRPFKEMSLTTGSNGTANFNINIPDEEGGRYLIRVIDEVSGHATGRTTYFYRNWWRRPATADTESSKILIFSTDKEKYTLGEEVAVTFPSDTGSRALLSIENGTEVLSQQWIETSAKETRATIPITAEMAPNAYINISLLQPHSKAKNDLPIRLYGVVPVMVENPATLLKPQIDMPEVLAPEKPYKVTISEANQKPMTYTLAVVDEGLLDLTRFATPDIHSSFYARQALGVKTFDIFDDVMGAYSVSADNIYAIGGGGIGAGAKNRKAQRFKPVVTYLGPFSLKAGEKVSHTIDMPNYVGSVRTMVVAGNPNSAYGNAEKTAPVRKPLMVLTSIPRKLSPGETVTIPVTVFAMESKIKNVKVSIDPGKALEPINGTSKNITFDAVGEQIVNFDFKVNPATSFQTIKVTASGAGERASNETEIDVENPNPLTTKSELYTLDANGSQIISMETFGTSGTNEAFIEFSTLPPMDFSKRMDYLLRYPHGCVEQTTSAAFPQLFLGDVLDITFDKKKAIEKNIKAAITRLGDFQIPNGGLSYWPGYGNADDWGTSYAGHFMLESKKQGYQLPLTFLSNWLRYQKNAARQWSNQATYYNDDVSQAYRLYTLALAQQPELAAMNRLRETVNLSNEAKWRLAAAYALVGKKEVAQALAQKANINFKPNNYNYRTYGSVFRNRAMALETMVILNDSQQRELAVSLAKNLSSQQWYSTQETAFALLAMSKMVAKNGGKSLDLTFTNNGKSIAVKTDRAIAQRELSVTKFKEEIEIKNNQGNTIYATLTQSGKLPVGEELAQQQNLRLSVSYVDPLGNSVNVNELRQGTEFEARVTVFNNSNDFVENIALTHIVPSGWEIVDTSFAGGSSTNTSSADYVDTRDDRTHLYFDLEAKKSKTFTIKLNASFLGDYYLPGAQAEAMYDNNYQARNKGQWVKIVR from the coding sequence ATGTCCCGGTCATTTAAAACACTAGTGGCTGCACTATTTGTCCTAGCCACTGCCTGTAAAAAACAGAACAGCACCAAAACCGACAATCTTTTTAAGTTCAAGGATTACATCAGCTACCATACCAATGGGAACCAAAGCATTTCCAAACCAATCACCATTGTATTGGCACAACAATTGGATCAGTTTGAATTGACCCAAGAGTTACCATCGGAATATTTGAAAATTTCACCAAAAGTGGATGGAAAGCTAGTGATTGAAAATGGTAGGGAACTTCTATTCCAACCTTCGGAATATTTAAAACCAAACACAGAATACACCCTTAATTTGAAGCTCAACAAGCTTTTTGAGGATATTGATAGTGAATTCAAGACTTATATCTTTAGTTTTAAGACCATCGCACCCAATTTTAGGATCAATTTGGGTGATCTGCAATCCTATAACAAAGATTGGCAATACCTTACCGGTACTTTGGATGCTTCGGATATATTGGACGCATCCAAGATAAACTCGGTACTATCCGTAAAACAGGGAGAAAAAAACATCCCTGTAAAATGGGACAATACCGATGAAAATGCACAGTATTTTAGCTTTAAGATAGATAGTATATCCCGAAAAACAGAGGACAGTGAACTCGCTATAAATTGGACCGGTGATGCCTACAATATCGACAATAAAGGTTCGGAAACTTACACCATACCGGGTAAAAACAAGTTTGTGATCATTGATGCAAGAACCACATCTGCACCCAATGCCGTATTGACACTTAATTTCTCGGAGCCCTTAAAACAAGATCAAAACCTAAATGGATTGGTAACCATTGAAAATGCCGAAAGCCTTAGATATGAAATCAACGGGAATGTACTGAGCGTTTATCCTTCCAATAGGATTTTGGGCGAAGTACGCATAAACGCTTTTCAAGGGATTAAGAGTGAATACGGTTTTACGCTTAAAAACGATTTTTCGGAACTGGTCTCTTTTGAGCAATTAAAACCAGCGGTCCGTTTAATTTCGAAAGGTACGATCCTACCCAAAGCAAACGCTACTCCCATCTATTTTGAAACCGTAAACCTTTCTGCAGTAGAAGTTCGAGTAATACAGGTGTATCAGGACAATATGCTCCAGTATCTTCAAAATTACGACCTAACGGAAAACTACAGCCCGGATTTTAGACCTGTTGGTCGCCGAGTGGCCTACAAAGTGATTCCCTTAACAAAGAAAGGCAACGAAAACAACAGTTATTGGCAAGCCCACGGATTGGATTTATCCGAATTGATAAACGTGAACCCGGGATCATTGTACCGCGTAGAATTCAGTTTCAATAAGGAACACACCACTTACGATTGTGGCGAAGCAGCGTCAACCCAAGAATCCGTCAATGACTATACTTTGGAACAAAGTTCGGACGATGAATCACTGGAAGAGCAATATTGGAACAACGAAATATACAATTATAGAAACTACAACTATAATTGGGAAGAACGCGATAACCCGTGTCATTCGGCCTATTACAACTACGATAGGATAGCTGCAACCAATTTATTGGGAAGTAATCTGGGCTTAATTGTTAAAAAAGGCAATAATCGCTCTCATTATTTTGCAGTAACTAATTTGCTCACTACCCAGCCGGTGGCCAATGCAAAAATAAAACTCTATAATTACCAACAACAACTTGTTGGGGAGGTTACAACAGATGCTTCCGGCCTATCTGTTTACGATAGCGATAAAGGTATCGCCTTTGCGGTTGCCGAAAGCAACAATAATTTTGCATACGCCAAGTTATCGGACGGCAATGCACTGTCCCTTAGTAAATTCGATGTGTCCGGCGAGCAACTTCAAAAAGGATTAAAAGGCTTTCTTTATACTGAAAGAGGGGTTCACCGACCAGGTGATGTGATCCATTTAACATTCGCTTTGGATGATAACGCCAACCCATTGCCCCAAGGACACCCAGTGACCCTGGAAGTAACCGATGCTCGGGGAAAACTGGTACAGCGCAACGTTTTAAAAGAAGGAAATACTCCCGTTTCCGATAATCTGTACGCCAAAAAAGAAAAGAACTTTTATTACTTCCCCATCCCAACAGATGCAACGGCACCTACCGGAAATTGGTCAGCCAAAGTAATAGTGGGAGGTGCCCAATTCAATAAAACCTTAAAAGTGGCAACAGTAAAGCCCAACCGTTTAAAAGTGGATTTTACTTTTGATGATGAAGTACTCGAAGTCAACACCAATAATCAAGGTAAGGCCACGGTAAAATGGTTGCACGGCGCTCCGGCCCGCAATCTTAAAATAGACATTAACGCCACTTTGAGTCAAACGGCAACCGCTTTCCCCAAGTATAAAGATTTTATTTTCCAAGACCCCGCTCGCACTTTTAACGAAACCGAGTTACAGTGGATTTCTTCCAAATTGGATGCGAACGGTGTACTCAACATCAATAAAGAAATTAATGTAAACGGAAATGCCCCGGGCATGTTGAAAGCTACCTTTACCACCAAGGTTTTTGAAGGAGGAGGAGATTTTTCCATTGATGTGTTTTCAAAAAATCTGGCTCCATTTTCAAACTTTGTGGGCCTCCGTTCACCCGAAGCAAAACAATACGGTTCATTTTTAACGGATGAGAACAACACCTTTGATGTGGTGACTGTTGATGCCCAAGGTAACCCATCGGGCAACCGAAAATTAAAAGTCCAAGTATTTAAAATTGAATGGCGCTGGTGGTGGAACCGCGGTTACGATAATCTTTCGCGCTACGAAAACGCTACCGTTCATCGTCCATTTAAAGAAATGAGCCTAACCACGGGAAGTAACGGAACAGCCAACTTCAACATCAATATTCCCGACGAGGAGGGTGGACGCTACTTGATTCGTGTTATTGACGAGGTCTCCGGCCATGCGACAGGACGTACCACCTATTTTTACCGAAATTGGTGGCGCAGACCTGCCACAGCCGATACCGAAAGTTCAAAAATCTTGATTTTCTCCACCGATAAGGAAAAATATACCCTTGGGGAAGAAGTAGCTGTAACTTTTCCCTCCGACACTGGAAGCCGAGCCTTACTAAGTATTGAAAACGGTACCGAGGTACTCTCCCAACAATGGATAGAAACCTCAGCCAAAGAGACTAGAGCTACCATTCCAATTACGGCCGAAATGGCACCCAATGCCTACATCAACATATCACTTTTACAACCACACAGCAAAGCCAAAAACGATCTTCCCATACGATTGTACGGGGTTGTTCCTGTTATGGTAGAAAATCCGGCCACCTTGTTGAAACCACAAATCGATATGCCCGAGGTACTGGCACCTGAAAAACCCTATAAGGTCACAATTTCCGAAGCCAACCAAAAACCTATGACCTATACCTTGGCCGTAGTGGACGAAGGACTATTGGATTTGACCCGTTTTGCTACACCCGATATTCACAGTTCGTTCTATGCCCGACAAGCCTTAGGTGTAAAAACCTTTGATATTTTTGATGATGTCATGGGAGCGTACTCTGTTAGCGCAGATAATATATACGCCATTGGTGGGGGCGGTATCGGAGCAGGAGCCAAAAATCGTAAAGCACAACGTTTTAAACCTGTCGTCACCTATTTGGGTCCATTTTCCTTAAAGGCAGGGGAAAAAGTGTCGCACACCATCGATATGCCGAACTACGTGGGTTCTGTTCGTACCATGGTGGTTGCAGGAAACCCGAACAGCGCTTATGGCAATGCCGAAAAAACAGCGCCCGTTCGTAAACCTTTAATGGTTTTGACCTCTATTCCTCGAAAATTATCACCTGGTGAAACCGTGACCATTCCTGTTACGGTTTTTGCCATGGAATCCAAAATTAAAAACGTAAAGGTCAGTATTGATCCAGGAAAAGCATTGGAACCTATCAACGGTACTTCAAAAAACATCACTTTTGATGCCGTTGGGGAGCAAATCGTGAATTTCGACTTTAAGGTCAACCCGGCAACATCGTTCCAGACGATAAAAGTGACCGCTTCGGGGGCTGGCGAACGTGCCAGTAACGAAACCGAAATTGACGTGGAGAACCCCAATCCCCTCACCACAAAAAGTGAACTATATACTTTGGACGCCAATGGCTCACAGATCATTTCAATGGAGACTTTTGGGACATCGGGCACAAATGAGGCCTTCATCGAATTCTCCACTCTCCCTCCCATGGATTTCTCCAAGCGTATGGATTATTTGTTACGATACCCACATGGCTGTGTAGAACAGACTACTTCGGCAGCATTCCCACAATTATTTTTGGGCGATGTATTGGATATCACTTTTGACAAAAAGAAGGCTATCGAAAAAAACATAAAAGCCGCTATAACACGCCTAGGCGATTTTCAAATCCCGAATGGAGGATTGAGTTATTGGCCCGGGTACGGGAATGCCGATGATTGGGGAACTTCCTATGCAGGCCATTTTATGTTGGAATCCAAAAAACAGGGCTACCAGCTCCCATTGACTTTCTTGAGCAATTGGTTACGTTATCAAAAAAACGCCGCTCGCCAATGGAGTAATCAGGCGACTTATTATAACGATGATGTTTCGCAAGCCTATCGTTTGTACACATTGGCATTGGCGCAACAACCAGAACTGGCCGCAATGAATCGCTTGCGTGAAACCGTGAATCTTAGCAACGAGGCCAAATGGAGATTGGCAGCAGCCTATGCCCTGGTTGGCAAAAAAGAGGTAGCCCAAGCTCTAGCACAAAAGGCAAACATCAACTTTAAACCCAATAATTACAATTACAGAACCTATGGTTCAGTTTTCAGAAACCGAGCAATGGCATTGGAAACCATGGTAATTTTAAACGACTCCCAACAACGGGAATTAGCTGTTTCCTTAGCCAAAAATTTATCATCACAGCAATGGTACAGCACTCAAGAAACAGCATTTGCCCTCTTAGCCATGTCCAAAATGGTGGCTAAAAACGGTGGGAAGTCCCTTGACCTTACTTTTACCAATAACGGAAAAAGTATAGCGGTAAAAACAGATAGGGCCATAGCGCAAAGGGAACTCTCCGTAACCAAGTTCAAAGAAGAAATTGAAATAAAGAACAACCAAGGCAATACTATTTATGCCACACTGACCCAATCAGGAAAATTGCCCGTGGGTGAAGAATTGGCGCAACAGCAAAACCTAAGGTTATCGGTCAGCTACGTGGACCCGCTTGGCAATTCCGTTAATGTAAACGAACTACGACAAGGTACAGAATTTGAAGCAAGAGTGACGGTTTTTAATAATTCCAATGATTTTGTGGAGAATATCGCATTGACCCATATTGTGCCCAGTGGCTGGGAAATCGTGGACACATCATTTGCCGGAGGAAGCAGCACAAACACATCCTCAGCGGACTATGTAGATACCAGAGACGATCGTACGCACCTCTATTTTGATTTGGAAGCCAAAAAATCCAAAACCTTTACCATTAAATTGAATGCATCCTTTTTGGGTGATTACTATTTACCTGGTGCCCAGGCCGAAGCCATGTACGACAACAACTACCAAGCCCGCAATAAAGGGCAATGGGTCAAAATAGTTCGGTAA
- the pbpC gene encoding penicillin-binding protein 1C — protein sequence MSEFLAPVKRILVDHKIKLSVLGIILVLWLFCLPKTLFKDPTSTVVDSSDGFLIGARIAEDGQWSFPQIDSIPERFKQSILLFEDEYFYRHPGFNPISILKAIGHNLTKETRRGGSTITQQVIRLSRKNQSRTYWEKLIEVFMATRLELRHSKEEILELYASHTPYGGNVVGLETAAWRYFGIPAHELSWGQSAALAVLPNAPALIFPGRNEQAFLDKRNRLLKKLWEKEIIDQTTYELAIAEPLPQKPVPLPDIAPHLTERIRNEHPGQRISTSLDRSLQQQLNTLAERHYRRLQSNEIHNLAILVLDVETRKVIGYVGNSPSDKTHANYVDIITKKRSTGSTLKPFLFASLLDEGQLLPHTLVEDVPTVINGYHPQNFDLKHAGAVPASKALSRSLNVPAVRLLREYGLQKFYNKLHKMNMESLDRPSSHYGLSLILGGAESSLWEVTSTYASMASSLNYFLTHSSTYRSREFTEATYLQHETMDFGKEQFDPLVFGAGSIFSTFQSMYEVNRPEGDENWQFFDSSQPVAWKTGTSFGFKDAWAVGVTPKYAIGVWAGNADGEGRPGLTGITAAAPILFDVLAALPQSSWFQKPLDDLVEIEVCAQSGFRASVYCDDIKKEWVPTHGTRSRPCPYHQQVFLDKSEHFRVNSECYPLEDMVAKNWLVLPPILEYYYASSNPNYKPLPPYMEGCSALENNLMEFIYPKPYEAVLLPKDLGEKRMEIILKLAHQQSNTIIYWYLDEVFVGKTENFHELVIPIEPGEYMLTAVDNQGNRIQQEVEVRYASGE from the coding sequence ATGAGTGAATTTTTAGCGCCAGTAAAAAGAATCCTAGTCGACCATAAAATTAAGCTCAGTGTTCTGGGCATCATTTTGGTTTTATGGTTGTTTTGTCTGCCCAAAACCCTCTTCAAAGACCCGACCTCAACCGTTGTGGACAGTTCCGATGGTTTCCTTATCGGAGCACGCATTGCGGAGGATGGCCAATGGTCCTTCCCACAAATTGATTCTATCCCGGAACGCTTTAAACAAAGTATTTTGCTATTTGAAGATGAGTACTTTTATCGGCATCCCGGTTTTAATCCTATATCCATTTTAAAGGCCATTGGGCATAATCTCACCAAAGAAACACGGCGGGGAGGCAGCACAATTACACAACAGGTTATCCGATTGAGCAGAAAAAACCAAAGTAGGACCTATTGGGAAAAGCTCATCGAGGTATTTATGGCCACACGGTTAGAATTACGCCACTCTAAGGAAGAAATTTTGGAACTCTACGCATCTCATACTCCATATGGAGGCAATGTAGTAGGATTGGAGACAGCGGCTTGGCGGTATTTTGGAATTCCTGCCCATGAGTTGAGCTGGGGGCAATCTGCCGCCTTGGCCGTTTTGCCAAATGCACCTGCCCTAATTTTCCCGGGAAGAAACGAACAGGCTTTTTTGGACAAACGAAATCGATTATTGAAAAAACTATGGGAGAAAGAAATCATTGACCAAACCACTTACGAGCTGGCCATTGCCGAGCCACTTCCACAAAAACCAGTGCCTTTGCCGGATATAGCACCTCATCTTACCGAGCGTATCCGAAATGAACATCCCGGCCAACGCATCTCCACTTCCTTGGACAGGTCGCTACAGCAGCAGCTGAACACTTTGGCCGAAAGACATTATCGGCGATTGCAAAGCAACGAGATCCATAACCTGGCCATTTTGGTGCTCGATGTGGAGACCCGCAAAGTAATCGGATATGTGGGAAATTCACCTTCCGATAAAACACACGCCAACTATGTGGACATTATCACCAAGAAAAGAAGTACCGGCAGTACGTTGAAGCCCTTTTTATTCGCTTCGCTTTTGGATGAGGGCCAATTGTTGCCCCATACGCTTGTGGAAGATGTCCCGACCGTAATCAATGGGTACCATCCGCAGAATTTTGATTTAAAACATGCAGGTGCGGTGCCTGCGAGCAAAGCGTTATCACGCTCTTTAAATGTACCGGCTGTTCGGTTGTTACGGGAATATGGGCTTCAAAAATTTTACAATAAGCTCCATAAGATGAATATGGAATCCTTGGATAGGCCTTCTTCCCATTATGGGCTGTCCTTGATTCTCGGGGGTGCGGAAAGCTCCCTTTGGGAAGTAACCTCCACCTATGCCTCCATGGCCTCCAGCCTGAATTATTTTTTGACACATTCCAGCACGTACAGGAGTCGGGAATTTACCGAAGCTACTTATTTACAACATGAAACAATGGATTTTGGCAAAGAACAATTTGACCCCTTGGTTTTTGGCGCAGGATCTATTTTCAGCACTTTCCAATCAATGTATGAGGTCAATCGGCCCGAGGGTGACGAAAATTGGCAGTTTTTCGATTCCTCTCAACCCGTTGCTTGGAAAACTGGAACAAGTTTTGGTTTTAAGGATGCATGGGCCGTTGGTGTCACCCCAAAATATGCCATCGGGGTTTGGGCGGGCAATGCCGATGGGGAGGGAAGACCTGGGCTAACCGGAATCACAGCAGCTGCACCCATACTATTTGATGTATTGGCCGCACTACCACAAAGTAGTTGGTTTCAAAAACCTTTAGATGATCTTGTGGAGATAGAGGTATGTGCCCAAAGTGGCTTTCGTGCTTCGGTGTATTGCGATGACATCAAAAAAGAATGGGTGCCTACCCACGGAACAAGAAGTCGTCCCTGCCCCTATCATCAGCAGGTGTTTTTAGATAAGTCGGAACACTTTAGAGTTAACTCCGAGTGCTACCCGTTAGAAGACATGGTAGCTAAAAATTGGTTGGTGCTACCTCCCATTTTGGAATATTATTATGCTTCTTCGAATCCAAACTACAAGCCTTTGCCTCCTTACATGGAAGGTTGTTCTGCATTGGAAAACAATTTGATGGAATTTATCTACCCCAAACCTTATGAAGCTGTGCTATTACCAAAGGATTTGGGCGAAAAAAGAATGGAAATCATTCTAAAATTGGCCCACCAACAATCCAACACCATTATTTATTGGTATTTGGACGAGGTGTTTGTTGGCAAAACAGAGAATTTCCATGAATTGGTTATACCCATCGAACCTGGTGAATACATGCTCACCGCAGTCGACAATCAAGGAAACCGGATACAGCAAGAAGTGGAAGTACGCTACGCCTCTGGCGAATAG
- the der gene encoding ribosome biogenesis GTPase Der: MGAIVAIVGRPNVGKSTFFNRLIQRREAIVDAVSGVTRDRHYGKSDWNGKEFSLIDTGGYVVGSDDIFEKEIDKQVELAIDESDAIIFMVDVESGVTGMDEDVAKLLRRVDKPTFLAVNKVDNTQRIADAVEFYSLGLGEYYTLSSINGSGTGELLDALVEVLPDDVEEESELPRFAVVGRPNAGKSSFINALIGEDRYIVTDIAGTTRDSIDTKYNRFGFEFNLVDTAGIRRKSKVKEDLEFYSVMRSVRAIEHCDVCILMLDATRGFDGQVQNIFWLAQRNNKGIVILVNKWDLVEKETNSVKEYTNKIKEVISPFEDVPILFVSVLNKQRIFKAIETAVEVFNNRSKKIPTRKLNDIMLPIIEKTPPPSTKGKYVKIKFCTQLPTPYPQFAFFCNLPQYVRDPYKRFLENKIRQNFDFTGVPMTIFMRKK, encoded by the coding sequence ATGGGAGCTATCGTAGCCATTGTAGGAAGACCCAATGTTGGGAAGTCCACCTTTTTTAACCGACTAATTCAACGCCGTGAAGCTATTGTGGATGCTGTTTCCGGTGTTACACGCGACCGTCATTATGGGAAAAGTGATTGGAACGGCAAAGAATTTTCTTTGATCGACACCGGAGGTTATGTGGTGGGCAGCGACGATATTTTTGAAAAAGAGATCGATAAACAGGTAGAACTGGCCATTGATGAATCTGATGCCATTATTTTTATGGTAGATGTGGAATCGGGGGTAACAGGAATGGACGAGGATGTGGCCAAACTGCTTCGTCGGGTGGATAAGCCTACCTTTTTGGCCGTAAACAAAGTGGACAATACCCAACGTATCGCCGATGCCGTGGAATTTTATTCCTTGGGATTGGGTGAGTATTACACACTTTCAAGTATTAATGGGAGCGGTACAGGTGAATTGCTGGATGCCCTTGTGGAGGTTCTTCCAGATGATGTGGAAGAAGAAAGCGAACTGCCCCGATTTGCGGTCGTAGGTAGACCAAATGCCGGGAAATCATCCTTTATCAATGCACTGATAGGCGAGGATAGGTACATCGTTACCGATATTGCAGGGACCACCCGTGATAGTATCGATACCAAATATAATCGTTTTGGCTTTGAATTCAATTTGGTGGACACGGCAGGTATCCGTAGAAAATCCAAAGTAAAGGAAGACTTGGAGTTCTATTCCGTAATGCGATCCGTTCGTGCCATTGAACACTGCGATGTATGTATTTTAATGCTCGATGCCACCCGGGGTTTCGACGGACAGGTACAGAATATATTTTGGCTCGCGCAGCGCAATAATAAGGGAATCGTGATTTTGGTGAACAAATGGGATTTGGTGGAAAAAGAGACCAATTCGGTAAAGGAGTACACTAACAAAATAAAAGAAGTAATCTCTCCATTCGAAGATGTGCCGATTCTCTTTGTATCCGTATTGAACAAACAACGAATATTTAAGGCAATCGAGACTGCCGTAGAGGTGTTTAATAATCGTTCAAAAAAAATACCTACTCGTAAATTGAACGATATCATGTTGCCCATCATTGAAAAAACACCTCCGCCATCCACTAAAGGGAAGTATGTAAAAATCAAGTTTTGCACCCAATTGCCCACACCGTACCCGCAATTTGCATTTTTCTGCAACTTGCCGCAATATGTGAGAGATCCTTACAAGCGATTCTTGGAAAACAAGATCAGGCAAAATTTTGACTTTACCGGCGTTCCGATGACCATATTTATGCGTAAGAAATAA